One Phaseolus vulgaris cultivar G19833 chromosome 11, P. vulgaris v2.0, whole genome shotgun sequence genomic window carries:
- the LOC137828667 gene encoding uncharacterized protein isoform X4, with amino-acid sequence MNFLAPQELIDELGICILQYDRAGYGESEPNPKRSLKSEALDIEELADQLQIGSKFYVIGVSMGSCATWSCLNYIPNRLAGVAMIAPVINYQWPSFPESLIKKDYRRKLIKCAILLAKYFPRLLLWWVTQKWLPSNSVIEKNPAFFNKRDIDILETIPGFPMLSKEKLREQVVFDTLKDDWLVAFGNWEFDPLKLSNPFSQNTSSAHIWQGYEDKVVPSQIQRFVTEKLPWIQYHEVPDGGHLIVHYSGVCEAILKALLLGEQNLSYKPRSGVFVS; translated from the exons ATGAACTTTTTGGCACCCCAA GAACTGATTGATGAACTGGGTATATGTATTCTGCAATATGACCGAGCAGGGTATGGAGAAAGTGAGCCAAACCCCAAACGCTCACTGAAAAGTGAAGCACTTGACATTGAAGAGCTCGCTGATCAGTTACAGATAGGGTCAAAATTTTATGTGATTGGAGTCTCTATGGGGTCATGTGCTACCTGGAGTTGTTTGAACTACATCCCCAACAG GCTAGCAGGTGTAGCTATGATAGCCCCAGTGATAAATTATCAATGGCCTTCCTTTCCTGAGAGTCTGATAAAAAAGGACTATAGGAGGAAACTTATCAAGTGTGCCATCTTGCTTGCAAAATATTTTCCTAGACTGTTGCTCTGGTGGGTAACTCAGAAGTGGCTCCCTTCAAATTCTGTCATAGAAAAAAACCCAGCTTTCTTCAACAAAAGAGATATAGATATCTTAGAAACCATTCCTGGGTTCCCAATGCTTAGCAAG GAAAAATTAAGGGAACAGGTTGTTTTTGACACTCTGAAGGATGATTGGCTGGTGGCCTTTGGCAACTGGGAATTTGACCCTTTGAAGCTAAGTAATCCATTCTCTCAGAACACAAGTTCAGCTCACATTTGGCAGGGCTATGAAGATAAGGTAGTGCCCTCTCAAATCCAAAGGTTTGTTACAGAGAAGCTGCCTTGGATACAGTATCATGAAGTTCCAGATGGTGGTCATTTGATTGTGCACTATAGTGGCGTATGTGAGGCCATTCTGAAGGCACTTTTACTTGGAGAACAAAATCTTTCATATAAGCCTAGATCAGGAGTATTTGTCTCTTGA
- the LOC137828667 gene encoding uncharacterized protein isoform X2 has translation MQFVTGMVSRAAKVLLIGLLGMFYQGTQLPPPKDNDSPDGVQVSPRVRLRDGRYLAYREKGVPKDQAKHIIIIVHGFGSSKDMNFLAPQELIDELGICILQYDRAGYGESEPNPKRSLKSEALDIEELADQLQIGSKFYVIGVSMGSCATWSCLNYIPNRLAGVAMIAPVINYQWPSFPESLIKKDYRRKLIKCAILLAKYFPRLLLWWVTQKWLPSNSVIEKNPAFFNKRDIDILETIPGFPMLSKEKLREQVVFDTLKDDWLVAFGNWEFDPLKLSNPFSQNTSSAHIWQGYEDKVVPSQIQRFVTEKLPWIQYHEVPDGGHLIVHYSGVCEAILKALLLGEQNLSYKPRSGVFVS, from the exons ATGCAGTTTGTGACAG GGATGGTTTCTAGAGCAGCAAAAGTGTTACTCATAGGTCTTCTGGGAATGTTTTACCAGGGTACTCAACTCCCCCCTCCAAAAGACAATGATTCACCAGATGGTGTTCAAGTTTCACCAAGAGTCAGACTCAGAGATGGAAGATACCTTGCTTATAGAGAAAAGGGTGTCCCCAAGGACCAAGCAAAACACATCATCATCATTGTACATGGCTTCGGAAGCTCCAAAGACATGAACTTTTTGGCACCCCAA GAACTGATTGATGAACTGGGTATATGTATTCTGCAATATGACCGAGCAGGGTATGGAGAAAGTGAGCCAAACCCCAAACGCTCACTGAAAAGTGAAGCACTTGACATTGAAGAGCTCGCTGATCAGTTACAGATAGGGTCAAAATTTTATGTGATTGGAGTCTCTATGGGGTCATGTGCTACCTGGAGTTGTTTGAACTACATCCCCAACAG GCTAGCAGGTGTAGCTATGATAGCCCCAGTGATAAATTATCAATGGCCTTCCTTTCCTGAGAGTCTGATAAAAAAGGACTATAGGAGGAAACTTATCAAGTGTGCCATCTTGCTTGCAAAATATTTTCCTAGACTGTTGCTCTGGTGGGTAACTCAGAAGTGGCTCCCTTCAAATTCTGTCATAGAAAAAAACCCAGCTTTCTTCAACAAAAGAGATATAGATATCTTAGAAACCATTCCTGGGTTCCCAATGCTTAGCAAG GAAAAATTAAGGGAACAGGTTGTTTTTGACACTCTGAAGGATGATTGGCTGGTGGCCTTTGGCAACTGGGAATTTGACCCTTTGAAGCTAAGTAATCCATTCTCTCAGAACACAAGTTCAGCTCACATTTGGCAGGGCTATGAAGATAAGGTAGTGCCCTCTCAAATCCAAAGGTTTGTTACAGAGAAGCTGCCTTGGATACAGTATCATGAAGTTCCAGATGGTGGTCATTTGATTGTGCACTATAGTGGCGTATGTGAGGCCATTCTGAAGGCACTTTTACTTGGAGAACAAAATCTTTCATATAAGCCTAGATCAGGAGTATTTGTCTCTTGA
- the LOC137828667 gene encoding uncharacterized protein isoform X3, protein MQFVTGLLGMFYQGTQLPPPKDNDSPDGVQVSPRVRLRDGRYLAYREKGVPKDQAKHIIIIVHGFGSSKDMNFLAPQELIDELGICILQYDRAGYGESEPNPKRSLKSEALDIEELADQLQIGSKFYVIGVSMGSCATWSCLNYIPNRLAGVAMIAPVINYQWPSFPESLIKKDYRRKLIKCAILLAKYFPRLLLWWVTQKWLPSNSVIEKNPAFFNKRDIDILETIPGFPMLSKEKLREQVVFDTLKDDWLVAFGNWEFDPLKLSNPFSQNTSSAHIWQGYEDKVVPSQIQRFVTEKLPWIQYHEVPDGGHLIVHYSGVCEAILKALLLGEQNLSYKPRSGVFVS, encoded by the exons ATGCAGTTTGTGACAG GTCTTCTGGGAATGTTTTACCAGGGTACTCAACTCCCCCCTCCAAAAGACAATGATTCACCAGATGGTGTTCAAGTTTCACCAAGAGTCAGACTCAGAGATGGAAGATACCTTGCTTATAGAGAAAAGGGTGTCCCCAAGGACCAAGCAAAACACATCATCATCATTGTACATGGCTTCGGAAGCTCCAAAGACATGAACTTTTTGGCACCCCAA GAACTGATTGATGAACTGGGTATATGTATTCTGCAATATGACCGAGCAGGGTATGGAGAAAGTGAGCCAAACCCCAAACGCTCACTGAAAAGTGAAGCACTTGACATTGAAGAGCTCGCTGATCAGTTACAGATAGGGTCAAAATTTTATGTGATTGGAGTCTCTATGGGGTCATGTGCTACCTGGAGTTGTTTGAACTACATCCCCAACAG GCTAGCAGGTGTAGCTATGATAGCCCCAGTGATAAATTATCAATGGCCTTCCTTTCCTGAGAGTCTGATAAAAAAGGACTATAGGAGGAAACTTATCAAGTGTGCCATCTTGCTTGCAAAATATTTTCCTAGACTGTTGCTCTGGTGGGTAACTCAGAAGTGGCTCCCTTCAAATTCTGTCATAGAAAAAAACCCAGCTTTCTTCAACAAAAGAGATATAGATATCTTAGAAACCATTCCTGGGTTCCCAATGCTTAGCAAG GAAAAATTAAGGGAACAGGTTGTTTTTGACACTCTGAAGGATGATTGGCTGGTGGCCTTTGGCAACTGGGAATTTGACCCTTTGAAGCTAAGTAATCCATTCTCTCAGAACACAAGTTCAGCTCACATTTGGCAGGGCTATGAAGATAAGGTAGTGCCCTCTCAAATCCAAAGGTTTGTTACAGAGAAGCTGCCTTGGATACAGTATCATGAAGTTCCAGATGGTGGTCATTTGATTGTGCACTATAGTGGCGTATGTGAGGCCATTCTGAAGGCACTTTTACTTGGAGAACAAAATCTTTCATATAAGCCTAGATCAGGAGTATTTGTCTCTTGA
- the LOC137828667 gene encoding uncharacterized protein isoform X1, which produces MQFVTDLPSTPIGMVSRAAKVLLIGLLGMFYQGTQLPPPKDNDSPDGVQVSPRVRLRDGRYLAYREKGVPKDQAKHIIIIVHGFGSSKDMNFLAPQELIDELGICILQYDRAGYGESEPNPKRSLKSEALDIEELADQLQIGSKFYVIGVSMGSCATWSCLNYIPNRLAGVAMIAPVINYQWPSFPESLIKKDYRRKLIKCAILLAKYFPRLLLWWVTQKWLPSNSVIEKNPAFFNKRDIDILETIPGFPMLSKEKLREQVVFDTLKDDWLVAFGNWEFDPLKLSNPFSQNTSSAHIWQGYEDKVVPSQIQRFVTEKLPWIQYHEVPDGGHLIVHYSGVCEAILKALLLGEQNLSYKPRSGVFVS; this is translated from the exons ATGCAGTTTGTGACAG ATCTACCCTCTACTCCTATAGGGATGGTTTCTAGAGCAGCAAAAGTGTTACTCATAGGTCTTCTGGGAATGTTTTACCAGGGTACTCAACTCCCCCCTCCAAAAGACAATGATTCACCAGATGGTGTTCAAGTTTCACCAAGAGTCAGACTCAGAGATGGAAGATACCTTGCTTATAGAGAAAAGGGTGTCCCCAAGGACCAAGCAAAACACATCATCATCATTGTACATGGCTTCGGAAGCTCCAAAGACATGAACTTTTTGGCACCCCAA GAACTGATTGATGAACTGGGTATATGTATTCTGCAATATGACCGAGCAGGGTATGGAGAAAGTGAGCCAAACCCCAAACGCTCACTGAAAAGTGAAGCACTTGACATTGAAGAGCTCGCTGATCAGTTACAGATAGGGTCAAAATTTTATGTGATTGGAGTCTCTATGGGGTCATGTGCTACCTGGAGTTGTTTGAACTACATCCCCAACAG GCTAGCAGGTGTAGCTATGATAGCCCCAGTGATAAATTATCAATGGCCTTCCTTTCCTGAGAGTCTGATAAAAAAGGACTATAGGAGGAAACTTATCAAGTGTGCCATCTTGCTTGCAAAATATTTTCCTAGACTGTTGCTCTGGTGGGTAACTCAGAAGTGGCTCCCTTCAAATTCTGTCATAGAAAAAAACCCAGCTTTCTTCAACAAAAGAGATATAGATATCTTAGAAACCATTCCTGGGTTCCCAATGCTTAGCAAG GAAAAATTAAGGGAACAGGTTGTTTTTGACACTCTGAAGGATGATTGGCTGGTGGCCTTTGGCAACTGGGAATTTGACCCTTTGAAGCTAAGTAATCCATTCTCTCAGAACACAAGTTCAGCTCACATTTGGCAGGGCTATGAAGATAAGGTAGTGCCCTCTCAAATCCAAAGGTTTGTTACAGAGAAGCTGCCTTGGATACAGTATCATGAAGTTCCAGATGGTGGTCATTTGATTGTGCACTATAGTGGCGTATGTGAGGCCATTCTGAAGGCACTTTTACTTGGAGAACAAAATCTTTCATATAAGCCTAGATCAGGAGTATTTGTCTCTTGA